The DNA segment ATTAAAATATTTTATACAAAAATTTGAAAAATTATAACAGGGATGATTATATCATGCTTATTAAAGAAGATTTAAAAAAATTATTTGGTGAAGAAAAATATCTGGTTACCATATTCAAAGAAGAAGGTTTTACGAGAAGAAAGTGTAAGCGGTGTGGATCCTATTTTTGGACTTTAGATGAGACGCGGGAGCTGTGCGGTGACACCGCCTGTGTGGGAGGATATATGTTTCTAAAAGATGATTATAATATTAGAGAAATGGATTTAAACAAGACGATAAAACATTGGTCGAGTTACTTCACCAAAAACAATCATCTAAGAATAAAAGACTACCCTGTGGTAGCGAGATGGAGAGATGATATTTTCTTCACGATAGCTTCTATAACAGATTTTCAACCATGGGTTTTAAACGGGACAATAGACCCCCCCGCACCCTCCCTGATAGTGGCTCAACCCTGCATACGATTCGGAGGGAAAGGCTTCTGTGATATCGACAACGTAGGAAAAACAGGGAGGCACTTAAGTTTATTCATAATGGGCGGCCAGCATTCTTTTAATTCAAAGCTTAGAAACCTTAAAGGTTACTGGATGAATGAGTGCATACAACTAAATTATGATTACATAGTAAATGAGTTAAAACTCCCTAAAAATCAAATCACATACAAAGAGGATGTATGGTTTGGCGGAGGCAATTTTGGTCCAAGCTTAGAAGTTTTTTACAACGGGCTGGAGATAGTTAACAACGTTTTCATGCAATATGAAGTCACATATAACGGCGAATATAGAGAGATGGAATTTAAAGTCATCGATGTAGGTTGGGGTTTAGAAAGACTCACATGGCTGTCAAGAAAAACACCGAATATATATGAAGCTGTATTCAACAGTATAATTAACAAGCTTAGAAGAGAAGCTGAGATAAGTATACCAGAGGAGCTATTACTAGAATATAATATTCTATCAGGCTGTGTAGAAGTAGAGGACAGTGCAGAGGATAAGTTAATTCAATCTAAAATGAATAATTTAATAAAAGGATATGAACAGGAAATAGAGAAGCTACAGGCTATTTACGCTATAGCCGACCATCTTCGCACATTTATATTCGCGCTCGCGGACGGCGCCATACCCTCTAATGTAGGTGGAGGATATAATATTAGAACACTTTTAAGAAGAGTATTCTCTTTAAATAAAACTTACTTAAGAAACATAGACCTAGTAGAAGTCTGCTTAGAGCACATAAACCAGCTTAAAAAAATATATCCGCGAGTTCATAATTCAGTTCATCTTATAGAAGATATTCTAAAAATAGAATTGGAGAGATATGAAACCAATATTGAGAAAGGGCGGAAGTACATTCAAAGCCTACTTGAAAAAGAAGACAAGATTACAGAAGATAAAATGAGGGAGATATATGTTTCAAAAGGTATAACACCGGAGACTGTTAGAGAGATAGCTTCAGCCCTAAATAAACAAGTTGTAATACCCCCCTCATTTTACTTGAATATTTCAAATAAAATTTCAGAGAAAACTGTGAATTTCGAGGAGAATAAATTAAAAGATTATATCAAAAATCTACCAGCCACTAGGAAACTATACTATGAAAAACCTTATGATAAAAAGTTTAAAGCTAAAGTTATCAAAAATATTTTGAACAAGTATATTATCCTCGATCAGACACTCTTCTACCCTGAAGGTGGAGGGCAAGTAGGGGACACCGGCAGATTAAACAATCACCAGGTTATAAAAGCCTTCAAAATCTCTGATATAATACTTCACGAGCTACAAACCCCTGCAGAAATAAGTGAAGGCGTTGAAGTTGAAGGGGAGATTGAATGGGGTAGAAGAGCACAGTTGATGAGAAATCACACAGGCGCTCACATCTTAAACAGCGCTGCTAGAAAAATGCTCGGCAAACATGTATGGCAAGCCGGGGCTGAAAAGACACCTAGCAGAAGTCGACTTGACATAACACATTATAAATCTTTAACAAGTGAAGAGGTTAAAGCGATTGAAAAACTCTGTAATGAAATAATTTTAGAGAATAGAAAAGTCAAAATTAAAAATTTGGAACGAGACCGCGCTGAAAAAAAATATGGGTTCACAATATATCAAGGCGGAGTTGTTCCTGGGAGAATTCTCAGAATAGTGGAGATAGAAGGGTGGGATGCAGAGGCCTGCGGGGGTACTCATGTGAAAAGAACAGGGGAGATAGCTTTTCTGAAAATAATTAATACTGAACGAATACAAGACGGTGTGGTGCGAATAGAATATCTCACGGGAAGCGCGGCTCTTGAATACATCCAACAGCAGGACCAAGAACTTCATAAAATATCTACACTACTTGATGTACCAGTCAACCAAGTTTACAGCGCTGTTGAAAAATTCTATAACCAGACAAAAGAATTAAAGAAAAAAGTGGAGAGAATTCAGAAGACGATTAGCATTGAAAACATTAACATGAGGCTGGTTGAACGCCTAGGAGAAAACGAGTTATATACAGGGATAGTTGAGGAGGCTACTATAAAAGATTTAATAAATATATGCGTCGGGGTTAGAAGCAGAATGAAGAATGCGATACTATTATTATTCAGTAAAAAAGATGGGGTCAACATAGTTTTAATGATACCTGAAAATCTTGCAAAAAACGTTAACGCAGGTTTAATTATAAAAGAAGAATTAAAAGAATTAAATGTAAAAGGCGGTGGAAACCCCCAGCTAGGCCAAGGAGTAGCTCCTGAGAACATAGATATTGAGAGTATTATAGAAAAAGTCAAGAACACTCTAAAAAATAAATTGAATTTAAGGTAA comes from the Candidatus Odinarchaeum yellowstonii genome and includes:
- the alaS gene encoding alanine--tRNA ligase, with the protein product MLIKEDLKKLFGEEKYLVTIFKEEGFTRRKCKRCGSYFWTLDETRELCGDTACVGGYMFLKDDYNIREMDLNKTIKHWSSYFTKNNHLRIKDYPVVARWRDDIFFTIASITDFQPWVLNGTIDPPAPSLIVAQPCIRFGGKGFCDIDNVGKTGRHLSLFIMGGQHSFNSKLRNLKGYWMNECIQLNYDYIVNELKLPKNQITYKEDVWFGGGNFGPSLEVFYNGLEIVNNVFMQYEVTYNGEYREMEFKVIDVGWGLERLTWLSRKTPNIYEAVFNSIINKLRREAEISIPEELLLEYNILSGCVEVEDSAEDKLIQSKMNNLIKGYEQEIEKLQAIYAIADHLRTFIFALADGAIPSNVGGGYNIRTLLRRVFSLNKTYLRNIDLVEVCLEHINQLKKIYPRVHNSVHLIEDILKIELERYETNIEKGRKYIQSLLEKEDKITEDKMREIYVSKGITPETVREIASALNKQVVIPPSFYLNISNKISEKTVNFEENKLKDYIKNLPATRKLYYEKPYDKKFKAKVIKNILNKYIILDQTLFYPEGGGQVGDTGRLNNHQVIKAFKISDIILHELQTPAEISEGVEVEGEIEWGRRAQLMRNHTGAHILNSAARKMLGKHVWQAGAEKTPSRSRLDITHYKSLTSEEVKAIEKLCNEIILENRKVKIKNLERDRAEKKYGFTIYQGGVVPGRILRIVEIEGWDAEACGGTHVKRTGEIAFLKIINTERIQDGVVRIEYLTGSAALEYIQQQDQELHKISTLLDVPVNQVYSAVEKFYNQTKELKKKVERIQKTISIENINMRLVERLGENELYTGIVEEATIKDLINICVGVRSRMKNAILLLFSKKDGVNIVLMIPENLAKNVNAGLIIKEELKELNVKGGGNPQLGQGVAPENIDIESIIEKVKNTLKNKLNLR